From the genome of Lentilactobacillus buchneri, one region includes:
- a CDS encoding C1 family peptidase, with protein MTAEINLDQISKYQKNLDNRKDSKVIERAVTHQGILESSEDFTAEGKMSPVFSIDLSTGKVADQKQSGRCWMFAALNTMRIHLMNTYKVPDDFELSQNYTNFWDKFEKANYFLENVLKTADQPLDSRKVAWLMATPQQDGGQWDMLCALIEKYGIVPKSAMPETFNSNRSSQLNKFLNLKLRHDAVALRELVADKASEAKIAETKDNMMSEVYRMLTYALGEPATKFDFEYRDKDKNYHFDAGITPQEFFKKYVNLNLEDYVSLINSPTDDKPFNKTYTIEMLGNVVNGRPVKHLNLEMSELKKLAIKQLQNGESVWFGSDVGQSSNTKKGIMDTSLYAPDELFDSDLSMSKAERLDYGESLMTHAMVITGVDLVDGQPTKWKVENSWGEKVGTKGYFVMSDDWMNEFVYQFVINKKYLTDEQLEAQKQEPIVLKPWDPMGALA; from the coding sequence TTGACAGCAGAAATTAATTTAGATCAAATCAGCAAGTACCAGAAGAATCTTGATAATCGAAAAGATTCGAAAGTGATTGAACGGGCAGTTACCCACCAGGGCATTTTGGAAAGCAGCGAAGACTTTACCGCTGAAGGCAAAATGAGCCCGGTATTTTCAATCGATCTTTCAACTGGAAAAGTTGCTGATCAAAAGCAAAGTGGTCGATGCTGGATGTTTGCCGCCCTCAATACGATGCGCATTCACCTCATGAACACTTATAAGGTTCCGGATGATTTCGAATTATCCCAAAACTACACCAACTTCTGGGATAAATTTGAAAAAGCCAATTATTTCTTGGAAAACGTCTTAAAAACTGCCGACCAGCCCCTTGATTCACGTAAAGTTGCCTGGCTGATGGCAACGCCACAACAAGATGGCGGTCAATGGGATATGCTTTGTGCCCTGATTGAAAAATATGGGATCGTTCCCAAGTCAGCAATGCCGGAAACCTTCAACAGTAATCGCTCATCTCAGCTCAACAAGTTCTTGAACCTGAAGCTTCGTCATGACGCCGTTGCCTTACGTGAATTGGTTGCTGACAAGGCGTCTGAGGCTAAGATTGCCGAAACCAAGGACAATATGATGAGTGAAGTATACCGCATGTTGACCTACGCACTCGGTGAACCAGCCACCAAATTTGACTTCGAATACCGCGACAAGGATAAGAATTATCACTTTGACGCTGGCATCACCCCACAAGAATTCTTCAAAAAATACGTTAACTTAAACTTGGAAGACTACGTTTCCCTGATCAACTCACCCACTGATGACAAGCCATTCAATAAGACCTACACAATTGAAATGTTGGGCAACGTTGTCAATGGCCGGCCGGTCAAACATTTGAACCTGGAAATGTCTGAACTCAAAAAGTTGGCAATTAAACAGCTGCAAAATGGCGAATCCGTTTGGTTCGGAAGTGACGTTGGCCAAAGTTCCAACACCAAAAAAGGAATCATGGACACCAGCCTTTATGCACCCGACGAATTATTCGATTCAGATTTGTCGATGTCAAAAGCTGAACGTTTGGATTACGGCGAAAGCTTGATGACCCACGCCATGGTGATTACCGGAGTCGATCTGGTCGACGGCCAACCAACCAAGTGGAAGGTTGAAAACAGCTGGGGCGAAAAAGTCGGCACCAAAGGCTACTTCGTGATGAGTGACGACTGGATGAACGAATTCGTGTACCAGTTCGTGATCAACAAGAAGTACCTCACCGACGAACAGCTTGAAGCTCAAAAACAAGAGCCAATTGTTTTGAAGCCTTGGGATCCAATGGGTGCCTTAGCCTAA
- a CDS encoding dUTP diphosphatase: MKRGFEIVSKYADENLSLPYRTTENAAGYDFESAADMVIPSIWKLNFLKVLWALKHEKTVREDSIAEAKKVLKPFLIPTGIKSYMQPDEVLVIANRSSNPLKRGLVIPNGIGVIDSDYYNNQSNEGEIFVQILNFGITDIKIKKGERIAQGIFLPYLLADQDDQRKKQTRSGGFGSSGQ, encoded by the coding sequence ATGAAACGTGGATTTGAAATTGTCTCAAAATATGCAGACGAAAACTTAAGCCTGCCTTACCGAACGACGGAGAACGCAGCAGGATATGACTTTGAAAGTGCTGCCGATATGGTGATTCCATCGATCTGGAAATTGAATTTTTTGAAAGTCCTTTGGGCACTTAAACATGAGAAAACGGTTCGGGAAGACAGCATTGCCGAGGCCAAAAAAGTGCTTAAGCCATTCCTAATTCCAACGGGGATTAAGTCCTATATGCAGCCTGATGAAGTGCTCGTGATTGCCAATCGATCCAGCAACCCATTAAAACGTGGATTGGTGATTCCAAACGGTATTGGCGTGATCGATTCTGATTATTATAATAATCAAAGTAATGAGGGCGAAATCTTTGTTCAGATCCTCAACTTTGGGATCACTGACATTAAGATCAAGAAGGGCGAACGGATTGCCCAAGGTATTTTCCTGCCATATCTGTTGGCGGACCAGGACGACCAACGCAAAAAACAGACCCGAAGCGGTGGTTTTGGTTCGTCAGGTCAATAA
- the rpiA gene encoding ribose-5-phosphate isomerase RpiA yields MKHQDELKQSVGKAAVKFIEDGMTVGLGTGSTVKFMVDALGERVKSEHLSIVGVPTSERTREQANSLGIKTKGLDEIDHIDLTIDGADEINRTFQGIKGGGAAHLWEKIVAINSDKNMWIVDSSKMVDELGSFPLPLEVIPYGSHQLLKRLDAKGYHPKFRMNGDQYVKTDSNNYVIDLHLGQIERPHHLALELDQMTGIVEHGLFLDLVNTVIVGREDGPQTIQAR; encoded by the coding sequence ATGAAACATCAAGACGAGTTGAAGCAGTCTGTGGGGAAGGCCGCTGTTAAGTTCATCGAAGACGGCATGACCGTTGGTTTGGGCACTGGATCTACCGTCAAATTCATGGTCGATGCTTTGGGCGAACGAGTGAAGTCCGAACACCTCTCAATTGTCGGTGTCCCAACTTCAGAACGGACCCGTGAACAGGCCAACAGTCTCGGTATCAAAACCAAGGGATTAGACGAGATTGACCACATTGATCTAACCATCGATGGTGCTGATGAGATTAACCGGACCTTCCAGGGAATCAAGGGTGGCGGTGCCGCTCATCTTTGGGAAAAGATCGTAGCGATTAATTCCGATAAGAACATGTGGATTGTCGACAGCAGCAAAATGGTTGATGAGTTGGGTTCTTTCCCACTGCCACTAGAAGTCATCCCTTACGGCAGCCACCAACTGCTTAAACGCCTTGATGCCAAAGGTTATCACCCAAAGTTTAGGATGAATGGCGATCAGTACGTCAAAACCGACTCCAACAATTACGTGATTGATTTGCACTTAGGTCAAATTGAACGACCCCACCATTTGGCACTTGAATTGGACCAAATGACCGGAATCGTCGAACATGGACTGTTCCTTGATCTGGTTAACACTGTCATTGTTGGCCGTGAAGATGGGCCGCAGACCATTCAAGCCCGCTAA
- the radA gene encoding DNA repair protein RadA, which translates to MAKVKTQFVCQNCGYISPRYLGRCPNCNEWNTLVEETITPKNSTMATQSLRRNGIHDNEPESINKVEFHKDIRFKTDMEELNRVLGGGVVPGSLILIGGDPGIGKSTLMLQVSGQLSKSGKILYVSGEESASQIKMRADRLGVNGENLYVYPETDMDVIKDTINEMKPDAVVIDSVQTMQIPELQSATGSVAQIREVTADLMNIAKGQGITVFVVGHVTKGGAIAGPKILEHMVDTVLYFEGDLHHSYRILRTVKNRFGSTNELGVFEMRTDGLREVKNPSEIFLEERLKDATGSAIVVSMEGTRPILVEIQALVTASVFGNAQRTATGLDRNRVSLIMAVLEKRAGLMLQNQDAYLKAAGGVKLDEPAIDLAIAVSIASSYKNRGTSPTECYVGELGLTGEVRRVTRIEQRVAEAQKLGFKRVLVPANNLQGWNPPTGISVVGVSTLAQALKLALG; encoded by the coding sequence TTGGCAAAAGTTAAAACCCAATTTGTATGTCAAAACTGCGGCTACATTTCCCCAAGATATTTGGGACGTTGCCCGAACTGTAATGAATGGAACACCTTGGTTGAAGAAACCATCACCCCCAAAAATAGCACAATGGCAACCCAAAGCCTTCGCAGAAACGGTATCCATGACAATGAGCCGGAATCAATTAATAAAGTTGAGTTTCATAAGGATATCCGCTTTAAAACCGACATGGAAGAACTTAACCGGGTCCTCGGCGGGGGCGTGGTTCCAGGATCGCTGATCTTAATTGGCGGAGACCCCGGCATTGGTAAATCAACTTTGATGCTGCAAGTTTCCGGTCAGCTCAGTAAATCCGGTAAGATTTTGTACGTTTCAGGTGAAGAGAGTGCCTCCCAAATCAAAATGCGGGCTGATCGGCTTGGTGTCAATGGGGAAAATCTTTATGTCTACCCCGAAACCGATATGGATGTCATCAAAGATACCATTAACGAGATGAAGCCAGATGCAGTGGTCATCGACTCCGTTCAAACCATGCAGATTCCAGAGCTGCAGTCAGCAACTGGATCGGTGGCACAGATTCGAGAAGTGACCGCTGATTTAATGAACATTGCCAAAGGTCAGGGAATCACTGTATTCGTTGTTGGCCACGTGACAAAAGGCGGTGCGATTGCCGGGCCGAAGATTTTGGAGCACATGGTCGACACCGTGTTGTATTTCGAAGGTGACCTGCACCATTCTTACCGGATTTTGCGGACTGTCAAAAACCGTTTTGGCTCGACGAATGAACTGGGCGTTTTTGAAATGCGGACTGACGGTCTGAGGGAGGTTAAGAATCCTTCAGAAATCTTCTTGGAAGAACGGCTGAAAGACGCTACCGGATCGGCCATTGTTGTTTCCATGGAGGGAACCAGACCAATCCTGGTTGAAATTCAGGCTCTGGTAACGGCCTCGGTTTTCGGTAATGCGCAACGAACTGCCACTGGGCTGGACCGCAATCGGGTGTCGTTGATTATGGCCGTTTTGGAAAAGCGGGCGGGATTGATGCTGCAGAATCAGGATGCCTACTTAAAGGCTGCCGGGGGCGTTAAACTGGATGAGCCGGCCATTGATTTGGCAATTGCGGTCAGCATCGCTTCATCTTACAAAAACCGCGGCACCAGCCCGACGGAGTGTTATGTCGGCGAACTTGGGCTAACCGGTGAAGTTCGCCGCGTTACCCGAATTGAGCAGCGGGTTGCTGAGGCCCAAAAACTCGGTTTCAAACGGGTCTTGGTTCCAGCCAACAATCTTCAGGGCTGGAATCCACCGACTGGCATTTCGGTAGTTGGGGTTTCAACCCTTGCTCAAGCTTTAAAGCTTGCACTTGGTTAA